The Burkholderia mayonis genome window below encodes:
- a CDS encoding flagella synthesis protein FlgN translates to MRDELLATVNDEHATVEAFASLLAYEEKALTTASPLEALPGIVDRKSELIEKLAHLERQRDTLLASLGLPAGKTGMDRAAENDARLANGWQLLQQSAERARHANAINGMLIRIRMDYNERTLSVLRAAPQRNGFYGPDGRVAAAR, encoded by the coding sequence ATGAGAGACGAACTGCTGGCCACGGTCAACGACGAGCACGCGACGGTCGAAGCGTTCGCGTCCCTGCTCGCCTACGAGGAAAAGGCGCTGACGACGGCGTCGCCGCTCGAGGCGCTGCCGGGCATCGTCGACAGGAAATCCGAGCTGATCGAGAAGCTCGCGCACCTCGAACGCCAGCGCGACACGCTGCTCGCGTCGCTCGGCCTGCCGGCCGGCAAGACGGGCATGGATCGCGCGGCCGAAAACGACGCGCGTCTCGCGAACGGCTGGCAGTTGCTGCAACAATCGGCAGAACGCGCGCGCCACGCGAATGCGATCAACGGGATGCTGATCCGCATCCGGATGGACTATAACGAACGAACGCTGTCCGTGCTGCGCGCCGCGCCGCAGCGCAACGGCTTCTACGGACCGGACGGACGCGTCGCGGCCGCGCGCTAG
- a CDS encoding RebB family R body protein, with protein MAFPTSVNSQITDSVSQVNTKVLGDAPSVAMGNLYVATSQALSNAAHNATNNQQQSYVTMQASTTQAVSTLLTVETGTTGAATAEILGLR; from the coding sequence ATGGCATTTCCCACTTCAGTCAACAGCCAGATCACCGATTCGGTCTCGCAAGTCAACACGAAAGTGCTGGGCGACGCGCCATCCGTCGCGATGGGCAACCTGTATGTGGCAACGAGCCAGGCGCTGTCGAACGCCGCCCACAACGCCACCAACAATCAGCAGCAATCGTACGTGACGATGCAGGCATCCACCACGCAGGCCGTGTCCACGCTGCTGACGGTGGAAACAGGCACCACGGGCGCTGCCACCGCGGAGATTCTCGGCCTGAGATAA
- a CDS encoding glycoside hydrolase domain-containing protein translates to MSFYAGFDTKIFPGQLQLDWLKSNTNLSWCGYYLAPAPNHPDISWMGNRQALIDQGWGLLPIYVGQQSGSNDLTDAQGVTDGSQAAQLALAEGFPRDGYLYIDWEDGSALDDDTQAYLGAWAAEIMKCGYQPGVYCSHDLADSMASLMAGLSPSPELRIWAWNVPTVNQQPYLGSLNAFPAVTPAGCGYPGAMAWQHLQNCVLMPGTMQVDLSASNLKDPSAPSLSRWQRPVTQSSS, encoded by the coding sequence ATGTCGTTCTATGCTGGCTTCGACACCAAGATCTTCCCCGGCCAACTGCAACTGGACTGGCTGAAGTCCAACACCAACCTCAGTTGGTGCGGCTACTATCTGGCTCCCGCGCCGAACCATCCCGACATCAGCTGGATGGGCAACCGCCAGGCGTTGATCGATCAAGGCTGGGGGCTGCTGCCCATTTATGTCGGCCAGCAATCGGGATCGAACGATCTGACCGATGCCCAAGGCGTCACCGACGGCTCACAAGCCGCTCAATTGGCGCTCGCCGAAGGCTTTCCCCGCGACGGCTACCTATACATCGACTGGGAAGACGGCAGCGCTCTCGACGACGATACCCAGGCCTATCTCGGTGCGTGGGCCGCCGAGATCATGAAGTGCGGGTATCAGCCCGGCGTCTATTGCTCGCACGATCTGGCCGATTCGATGGCATCGCTGATGGCAGGCCTGAGCCCATCGCCCGAATTGCGCATCTGGGCCTGGAACGTGCCGACGGTGAACCAGCAACCTTATTTAGGCTCCCTGAACGCATTCCCCGCCGTCACGCCTGCCGGTTGCGGTTATCCGGGCGCCATGGCATGGCAACACCTGCAAAACTGCGTGTTGATGCCTGGAACGATGCAGGTGGACCTGAGCGCGTCGAACCTGAAAGACCCGTCCGCCCCATCCCTATCGCGATGGCAGCGGCCCGTCACGCAATCGAGCTCCTGA
- a CDS encoding RebB family R body protein: MSTDDSSVNSQIVDAVSNVVTLTTGQSPSQAFGMLDAVLLETLGMAMHNAVSRQQSAGMINSAALTAACAKILAVPFPVPPPPPPPEPTPPPDVHPLPGPDESMSPASVVEAAVKESETAFGEAKAALDELKASADTAVKDAGDAEYALDQFAQSVTAALSKPGGGTPNHGGPSGKN; the protein is encoded by the coding sequence ATGAGTACCGATGACAGCTCCGTCAACAGTCAAATCGTCGACGCCGTCAGCAACGTCGTCACGCTGACGACCGGCCAATCGCCATCACAGGCGTTCGGCATGCTCGACGCCGTCTTGCTGGAAACGCTCGGCATGGCCATGCACAACGCAGTGAGTCGCCAGCAAAGCGCAGGCATGATCAATTCGGCCGCGCTGACGGCCGCGTGCGCGAAGATCCTCGCCGTACCGTTCCCGGTCCCGCCGCCGCCTCCGCCGCCCGAGCCGACGCCGCCGCCCGACGTGCATCCGCTGCCGGGTCCCGACGAATCAATGTCGCCGGCCTCCGTCGTGGAGGCCGCCGTCAAGGAAAGCGAGACGGCCTTCGGCGAAGCCAAGGCCGCCCTCGACGAGCTGAAGGCCTCGGCCGACACGGCCGTGAAGGACGCGGGCGACGCCGAGTATGCGCTGGACCAGTTCGCGCAATCGGTCACGGCCGCGCTGTCGAAGCCGGGCGGCGGCACGCCGAACCACGGCGGACCGAGCGGCAAGAACTGA
- a CDS encoding glycoside hydrolase domain-containing protein, producing MTFYAGFDIDEFPGLDQLAWLKKATNLSWCGYPLADQWKGRRKDLIKQGWGLLPVYKSQPTDPTDSNPEQQGKTDGEQAADLMRKEGFPRSAYVFIDWKSSSLPDNAETYLRAWADAVQKNGYMPGVHCSTALASSITSRMDKAAAKPRIWATKTPTDEPHLYSGAVSDFPAKDPADSGYSTATAWQYQTNAVLMLWTMQVDLSSSTLENPSAPSAS from the coding sequence ATGACCTTCTACGCAGGATTCGACATCGACGAGTTCCCTGGTCTAGACCAGCTCGCCTGGTTGAAGAAGGCCACCAACCTAAGTTGGTGCGGCTACCCTCTCGCCGACCAGTGGAAAGGCCGTCGCAAAGACCTGATCAAGCAAGGCTGGGGCCTGCTGCCCGTCTATAAGAGCCAACCGACTGATCCGACTGATTCGAACCCCGAACAGCAAGGTAAAACGGACGGCGAGCAAGCGGCCGACCTGATGCGTAAAGAAGGATTTCCACGGAGCGCCTACGTCTTCATCGACTGGAAAAGCAGCAGCCTTCCCGATAACGCCGAGACCTATCTCCGCGCGTGGGCCGACGCCGTGCAGAAGAATGGCTATATGCCGGGCGTCCACTGCTCGACTGCCTTGGCCTCGTCCATCACGTCGCGGATGGACAAAGCCGCGGCGAAGCCGCGCATCTGGGCGACGAAGACGCCGACCGACGAGCCACATCTGTATTCAGGCGCCGTCAGCGACTTTCCGGCCAAAGACCCCGCCGACTCCGGCTATTCGACCGCGACTGCCTGGCAATACCAGACCAACGCCGTGTTGATGCTGTGGACGATGCAGGTGGACTTGAGCTCATCGACGCTGGAAAACCCGTCCGCACCTTCCGCATCCTAA
- a CDS encoding RebB family R body protein yields MAFPTSVNDQITDSVTQANTKVLGDAPAIAMGNLYQATAQALANAAHNATYAQQQSYVTAQAATTMGVATLYSLDTATTGIATTKILGT; encoded by the coding sequence ATGGCTTTTCCGACCAGCGTCAATGACCAGATCACCGATTCCGTCACGCAGGCCAACACCAAAGTGCTGGGCGACGCGCCGGCCATCGCGATGGGCAACCTGTACCAGGCCACGGCGCAAGCCTTGGCCAACGCGGCGCACAACGCGACCTACGCGCAGCAACAGAGCTACGTCACGGCGCAAGCCGCCACCACGATGGGCGTCGCGACGCTGTATTCGCTCGACACGGCCACGACCGGGATCGCCACCACCAAGATCCTCGGCACCTGA
- a CDS encoding RebB family R body protein, whose amino-acid sequence MAMTYLAMADSIGIAMSNAVANQQRGQVIADAATTQVLALIIAKGSQQGS is encoded by the coding sequence ATGGCAATGACCTATCTCGCGATGGCCGACAGCATCGGCATCGCGATGAGCAATGCCGTCGCCAATCAGCAGCGAGGCCAGGTCATCGCCGACGCGGCCACGACTCAGGTACTCGCATTGATCATCGCAAAGGGAAGCCAACAGGGAAGCTAA
- a CDS encoding response regulator transcription factor: protein MEASPGRILIVEDDPITRTMLARYLGDAGFDLLTSGNVAQARQALRAAPADVLLLDINLPDGDGISLARELREHSTAGIIFVTQRDGDIDRVLGLETAGDDYITKPIRLRELLARVRALLRRQRLYREIAPVDTVLTFDRWLIDLRRRELALSGGAVLPLTPREFDLLAALVMVRGATLTREYLLEVVSKRERATDSRTVDTLIARLRRKMSGDAGGMRSPISTVVGIGYRLDAAVNRGG, encoded by the coding sequence ATGGAAGCTTCGCCGGGGCGCATTCTCATCGTCGAAGACGACCCCATTACCCGCACGATGCTGGCCCGCTACCTGGGCGATGCCGGCTTTGATCTCCTTACCAGCGGCAACGTCGCGCAAGCACGCCAGGCGCTGCGCGCCGCGCCGGCCGACGTGCTGCTGCTGGACATCAACCTTCCCGACGGCGACGGCATCTCCCTTGCCCGCGAGCTGCGCGAGCACAGTACCGCCGGCATCATCTTCGTGACGCAACGCGACGGCGACATCGATCGCGTCCTCGGCCTGGAAACCGCCGGCGACGACTACATCACCAAGCCGATCCGGCTGCGCGAGCTGCTTGCCCGCGTGCGCGCCCTGTTGCGCCGGCAACGGCTGTATCGCGAGATCGCTCCTGTCGATACGGTGCTGACTTTCGACCGCTGGCTGATCGACCTTCGGCGCCGGGAGCTGGCGCTGTCGGGCGGCGCCGTGCTGCCCCTGACCCCGCGCGAGTTCGATCTGCTGGCCGCGCTCGTGATGGTTCGCGGTGCGACGCTCACGCGCGAGTATCTACTCGAAGTGGTCAGCAAGCGCGAGCGCGCGACGGACTCACGCACCGTGGACACCTTGATCGCGCGACTGCGCCGCAAGATGTCCGGCGACGCCGGCGGGATGCGCAGCCCGATCAGCACGGTCGTCGGGATCGGCTACCGACTCGATGCCGCGGTGAATCGCGGTGGTTGA
- a CDS encoding RebB family R body protein produces the protein MAFPTAVNNQITDSVTQANTQVLGVSPSIAMGNLYQATAQALANAAHNATLAQQQMYVTAQAATTMGVALLYSLDTGSTAMATKKILG, from the coding sequence ATGGCCTTTCCCACTGCCGTCAACAACCAGATCACCGATTCGGTGACGCAGGCGAACACCCAGGTGCTGGGGGTGTCTCCGTCCATTGCGATGGGCAACCTGTACCAGGCCACGGCGCAGGCGTTGGCCAACGCTGCGCACAACGCGACGCTGGCGCAACAACAGATGTACGTCACGGCACAGGCTGCGACCACGATGGGTGTCGCGCTGCTGTACTCGTTGGATACCGGCAGTACGGCAATGGCGACCAAGAAAATCCTCGGCTGA
- a CDS encoding ATP-binding protein, with the protein MTADTLRGVIPEFVDAETEQLFRRCRVSETVYQARAALWVAVIAALSFVLNDIRQAGLERESVMQFGLRFASVLWSAWLLLRLRRPIEASTLQCLLLAWAIVIDMLAIAEGVASPSNLLVMQTVLFGLLTVLPLRFVPSAINGTCFAVGLIAILRWRCAAMSPLLCPLSIAMGFALAIGLQQVWRAERMRRQEFARVRSETHQREELRRAKDVAEAADRAKTTLLAIVSHEVRIPMNGVLGVLQLLEDSRLDAMQRRQVAIARDCAEHLTGLLDSMIDYVRLGAVVEEPVSTDFDPRQLIQSVVELMWTRALARQTTIDVLVNRDVPEALHADAGRLRQVLVNLLSNAVKFTERGRVGVSLTMRGRVAGELQLEITVEDTGIGIPENMLARIFDEFTQADESIGRRFGGAGLGLAVCRRVVDMLGGTITAVSEHGVGSRFQVVVPVAAAIVAAPPDISASPPSRRLKLLVVDDDPINQVVICGLLTQAGHDATPVNSGEAAVAETARERFDGVFLDLHMPLVDGIETARRIRAQNARAEERWEMPIVVLTADLLRAQSAGVTDIFTSVLVKPIRRDALRRVLETVGGTAVARPRPSDKIWSTDVAVDLVCLSEHAEALGAAAVGWLVHQFRHEGRRLLSDLGEAVAEQNASRIKALSHRLTSSAAALGLVRLGRLAERVKQAAGRDEASELSALLIALDIEFEHTFDALRKIAREARRVRRSRQPPRFTAASSR; encoded by the coding sequence ATGACTGCCGACACGCTGAGGGGCGTAATTCCTGAATTTGTCGACGCCGAGACCGAACAGCTCTTTCGTCGATGCCGTGTGTCGGAAACCGTGTATCAGGCGCGCGCGGCGTTATGGGTTGCGGTCATTGCCGCTCTGTCTTTTGTACTCAACGACATCAGGCAGGCCGGACTTGAGCGTGAGTCAGTCATGCAGTTCGGTCTGCGTTTCGCCTCAGTCCTGTGGTCGGCATGGCTGCTGTTGCGGTTGCGTCGGCCGATAGAGGCCTCCACGCTCCAATGTTTGCTATTGGCTTGGGCAATCGTAATCGACATGCTGGCGATTGCCGAGGGTGTCGCGAGTCCGTCGAATTTGCTGGTCATGCAGACCGTGCTATTCGGGCTCTTGACTGTCCTGCCGCTGCGCTTCGTGCCGAGCGCCATCAACGGCACATGCTTTGCAGTCGGGCTCATCGCGATCCTGCGGTGGCGGTGCGCGGCGATGTCGCCGCTGCTCTGTCCGCTATCGATTGCGATGGGTTTTGCGCTTGCCATTGGCTTGCAACAGGTTTGGCGTGCGGAGCGGATGCGCCGGCAGGAATTCGCCCGTGTGCGCAGCGAGACCCACCAACGCGAGGAACTGCGGCGTGCCAAGGATGTAGCCGAAGCAGCCGACCGGGCCAAGACAACGTTGTTGGCCATAGTCAGTCATGAGGTACGTATACCCATGAATGGCGTGCTCGGCGTGCTGCAACTGCTGGAAGATTCGCGACTGGATGCGATGCAGCGCCGCCAGGTCGCGATTGCGCGAGATTGCGCCGAACATCTGACCGGCTTGCTCGACAGCATGATCGATTACGTGCGCCTTGGGGCGGTGGTTGAAGAACCGGTTTCGACTGACTTCGATCCCCGGCAACTGATTCAAAGCGTCGTCGAGTTGATGTGGACGCGTGCGCTCGCCCGGCAGACAACCATCGACGTTCTCGTCAATCGTGACGTGCCGGAAGCGCTGCATGCCGATGCCGGAAGGTTGCGCCAGGTGCTGGTGAATCTGTTGAGCAATGCCGTCAAGTTTACCGAGCGAGGCCGCGTCGGCGTTTCGTTGACCATGCGGGGCCGCGTTGCGGGCGAGTTGCAGCTGGAGATCACCGTCGAGGACACCGGGATAGGTATCCCGGAAAACATGCTGGCGCGGATTTTTGACGAATTTACTCAAGCCGACGAATCGATTGGACGCCGCTTTGGCGGGGCAGGCTTGGGCTTGGCCGTGTGCCGGCGTGTCGTCGACATGCTGGGCGGCACGATCACTGCGGTCAGCGAGCACGGTGTCGGCAGTCGGTTCCAGGTCGTGGTGCCGGTGGCCGCGGCGATTGTCGCGGCGCCGCCGGACATATCGGCGTCACCTCCATCGCGACGCTTGAAGCTCCTCGTCGTCGACGACGACCCGATCAACCAGGTCGTGATTTGCGGCCTTCTCACTCAGGCGGGCCACGATGCTACGCCCGTGAACAGCGGAGAGGCTGCGGTTGCGGAGACCGCTCGTGAGCGTTTCGACGGCGTATTCCTGGACCTTCATATGCCGCTCGTGGACGGTATCGAGACCGCACGCCGGATACGCGCGCAGAACGCGCGTGCTGAGGAACGGTGGGAGATGCCGATCGTCGTGCTGACTGCGGATCTCCTTCGGGCGCAAAGCGCCGGCGTGACGGATATCTTCACCTCGGTTCTGGTGAAGCCGATCCGGCGAGACGCGTTGCGCCGGGTACTCGAGACCGTGGGCGGCACGGCTGTCGCGCGGCCTCGACCTTCAGACAAGATCTGGTCGACGGACGTAGCTGTGGATCTCGTTTGTCTGAGCGAGCATGCCGAGGCGCTCGGTGCTGCCGCAGTCGGCTGGCTCGTGCACCAGTTCCGGCATGAAGGGCGACGTTTGCTGAGCGACCTCGGCGAAGCCGTCGCAGAGCAAAACGCAAGTCGAATCAAAGCGCTTTCACACCGGCTGACGAGCTCAGCGGCGGCATTGGGACTCGTGAGACTCGGGCGGCTCGCCGAGCGAGTGAAACAGGCGGCCGGTCGGGACGAGGCATCGGAACTTTCCGCCCTCCTCATCGCGCTCGACATCGAATTCGAACACACTTTCGACGCACTGCGCAAAATCGCGCGCGAGGCGCGGCGCGTGCGACGCAGTCGTCAACCACCGCGATTCACCGCGGCATCGAGTCGGTAG
- a CDS encoding multifunctional CCA addition/repair protein, protein MNVYAVGGAIRDELLGLPVRDRDYVVVGATPEQMVAQGFKPVGKDFPVFLHPGTHEEYALARTERKTAAGYHGFQFYYAPDVTLEQDLVRRDLTINAMAREVSPDGALVGPVVDPFDGQADLRAKVFRHVGDAFAEDPVRILRVARFAARFADFVVAPETTALMREMVAAGEVDALVPERVWQEVARGLMEGKPSRMFAVLRECGALVRVLPEIDALFGVPQRADYHPEIDTGAHVMMVIDHAAKQGYSLPVRFAALTHDLGKATTPADVLPRHIGHEGRSIELLKPLCERLRVPNECRDLALVVAREHGNLHRVMEMGAAALVRLFERADALRKPARFAEALQASEADARGRLGLEATPYPQAERLRQALVAARAVDAGAIAQGLAGEPAKIRDAVHRARVSAVAEVIGEGK, encoded by the coding sequence ATGAATGTCTACGCAGTGGGCGGCGCGATCCGCGACGAATTGCTCGGCCTGCCGGTGCGTGACCGCGACTACGTCGTCGTCGGCGCGACGCCCGAGCAGATGGTGGCGCAAGGCTTCAAGCCGGTCGGCAAGGATTTTCCGGTGTTCCTGCACCCGGGCACGCACGAGGAGTACGCGCTCGCGCGCACCGAGCGCAAGACCGCCGCCGGTTATCACGGCTTCCAGTTCTACTACGCGCCCGACGTGACGCTCGAGCAGGATCTCGTGCGGCGCGACCTGACGATCAATGCGATGGCGCGCGAAGTGAGCCCCGACGGCGCGCTCGTCGGGCCGGTCGTCGATCCGTTCGACGGGCAGGCGGACTTGCGCGCGAAGGTGTTCCGGCACGTCGGCGACGCGTTCGCCGAGGATCCGGTGCGGATTCTGCGCGTCGCGCGCTTCGCCGCGCGCTTCGCCGATTTCGTGGTCGCGCCGGAAACGACCGCGCTGATGCGCGAGATGGTCGCAGCGGGCGAGGTCGACGCGCTCGTGCCCGAGCGCGTATGGCAGGAGGTCGCGCGCGGGCTGATGGAGGGCAAGCCGTCGCGAATGTTCGCGGTGCTGCGCGAGTGCGGCGCGCTCGTGCGGGTCCTGCCCGAGATCGACGCGCTGTTCGGCGTGCCGCAGCGCGCCGACTATCACCCGGAAATCGACACGGGCGCGCACGTGATGATGGTGATCGATCACGCGGCGAAGCAGGGCTACTCGCTGCCCGTGCGCTTCGCGGCGCTCACGCACGATCTCGGCAAGGCGACGACGCCCGCCGACGTGCTGCCGCGCCACATCGGCCACGAGGGGCGCAGCATCGAACTGCTGAAGCCGCTGTGCGAGCGTCTGCGGGTGCCGAACGAGTGCCGCGATCTGGCGCTTGTCGTCGCGCGTGAGCACGGCAACCTGCATCGCGTGATGGAGATGGGCGCGGCCGCGCTCGTGCGCCTGTTCGAGCGCGCCGACGCGCTGCGCAAGCCTGCACGCTTCGCCGAGGCGCTGCAGGCGAGCGAGGCCGATGCGCGCGGTCGCCTCGGCCTCGAGGCGACGCCTTATCCTCAGGCCGAGCGGCTGCGGCAGGCGCTCGTCGCCGCGCGCGCGGTCGACGCGGGGGCGATCGCGCAAGGGCTCGCGGGCGAGCCGGCGAAGATCAGGGATGCGGTGCACCGCGCGCGCGTGAGCGCGGTGGCGGAGGTGATTGGCGAAGGAAAATGA
- a CDS encoding glutathione S-transferase family protein: protein MKLVIGDKNYSSWSMRPWVLLKHFAIPFDEVMIGLRLDDTTTRIRAHSPSGKVPCLVDDDGGAVWDSLAIVETLAERFPQHALWPRDPAVRAIARSVSAEMHAGFAALRSEMPLNVRESHPGRGATPAALADVARIDELWRTCLAASGGPFLFGDFSIADAMYAPVVLRFQTYEPPLSPEASAYAASIAGLPAVREWIDGARLETRVIDVYGPSR from the coding sequence ATGAAACTCGTGATCGGAGACAAGAACTACTCGTCGTGGTCGATGCGCCCGTGGGTGCTGCTGAAGCACTTCGCGATCCCGTTCGACGAAGTGATGATCGGACTGCGCCTCGACGACACGACGACGCGCATCCGCGCGCATTCGCCGTCCGGCAAGGTGCCGTGCCTCGTCGACGACGACGGTGGCGCGGTCTGGGATTCGCTCGCGATCGTCGAGACGCTCGCCGAGCGCTTCCCGCAGCATGCGCTGTGGCCGCGCGATCCGGCCGTGCGGGCGATCGCGCGCAGCGTGTCGGCGGAGATGCATGCGGGCTTCGCCGCGCTGCGCAGCGAGATGCCGCTCAACGTGCGCGAGTCGCATCCGGGGCGGGGCGCGACGCCCGCTGCGCTCGCCGACGTTGCGCGCATCGACGAGCTGTGGCGCACGTGTCTCGCCGCGTCGGGCGGCCCGTTCCTGTTCGGCGATTTTTCGATTGCCGACGCGATGTATGCGCCCGTCGTGCTGCGATTCCAGACGTACGAGCCGCCGCTGTCGCCCGAAGCGAGCGCTTACGCCGCGAGCATCGCCGGACTGCCTGCCGTACGCGAATGGATCGACGGCGCGCGCCTCGAAACCCGCGTGATCGACGTGTACGGGCCGTCTCGATGA
- a CDS encoding helix-turn-helix domain-containing protein, whose amino-acid sequence MESLLRSVYRPYRTFPHLLESLVRAFARQLDLGSASLWLRGVGVLQLNRNGAQIDLAWIEETNVDEHSEPAAHSARFPVTYAGEQLGTLRLNGRGTADRSEAFAEWGAAFAHRCALLCKRYDVQRWARQRLSRSLLLVGMSEPLHRVEIFVEKASYSTLPVLLTGEFGTEKAPLAAALHCCGPRRDGPFIEVNCADPAGDPAQWFKQAAGGTLFFNGIDELATRLQNQLRQHLHSRLGQWLVVPDECEVRVIASTTSDLRRCVEEGRFSQALLAELDFLSVTVPSLRLRQDDIAPLIVAALEHHGYVAERKCSDALLEICRLYAWPENLYELERVIARLAVMTGDAAIGRADVALHVPWMISQSRSERVGTSRVADRDDEASRRTMELAVATSRSSAMPAHWAQCAMTRNGAELARLHKALRKALLYLGEHYANPISMEQLAQHAHVSPSHLSYLFRHTLNVAFKPLLQQIRIEKAKEMLMRDDCPRVTEVALSVGFGDLSHFEKSFRRIVGLSPREFRSSIA is encoded by the coding sequence GTGGAATCGCTATTGCGAAGCGTCTATCGTCCCTATCGGACGTTCCCGCATCTGCTCGAATCGCTGGTGCGGGCGTTCGCCCGGCAACTGGACTTGGGGAGCGCGTCCTTGTGGCTGCGCGGCGTGGGTGTCCTGCAGTTGAATCGCAACGGCGCACAGATCGATCTCGCATGGATCGAGGAAACGAACGTCGACGAACATTCCGAACCGGCCGCGCATTCGGCTCGATTCCCGGTGACATATGCGGGAGAGCAACTCGGCACGCTGCGGTTGAATGGGCGAGGCACCGCTGATCGATCGGAAGCATTCGCCGAATGGGGTGCCGCCTTTGCACATCGCTGCGCATTGTTGTGCAAGCGCTACGACGTGCAACGGTGGGCTCGGCAACGTCTGAGCCGCAGCTTGTTGCTCGTGGGCATGTCCGAACCGTTGCACCGCGTCGAGATTTTCGTCGAAAAGGCGTCGTACAGCACGTTGCCGGTGTTGCTCACCGGCGAGTTCGGCACCGAGAAGGCCCCGTTGGCGGCGGCGCTGCATTGTTGCGGACCTCGACGGGACGGGCCGTTCATTGAAGTCAACTGCGCCGATCCTGCCGGCGATCCGGCGCAATGGTTCAAACAGGCGGCCGGCGGCACCTTGTTCTTCAACGGCATCGACGAGCTTGCTACGCGGCTTCAGAACCAGCTGCGACAGCATCTGCATTCGCGGCTCGGACAATGGCTGGTGGTGCCGGACGAGTGCGAGGTGCGCGTGATCGCGTCGACGACGTCCGACTTGCGAAGATGCGTGGAAGAAGGGCGATTCTCGCAAGCACTGCTGGCCGAACTGGATTTCCTGTCGGTGACAGTGCCGTCGCTTCGCCTTCGCCAGGACGACATCGCGCCGCTGATCGTCGCGGCGCTCGAACATCATGGCTATGTCGCGGAGCGCAAGTGCAGCGACGCGCTGCTCGAGATTTGCCGGCTCTATGCGTGGCCGGAAAATCTGTATGAACTGGAGCGCGTGATCGCGCGCCTCGCGGTCATGACGGGCGATGCCGCCATCGGCCGTGCGGATGTCGCGCTTCACGTGCCGTGGATGATTTCGCAATCGCGTAGCGAGCGTGTCGGCACGTCGCGCGTCGCCGATCGAGATGACGAGGCGTCACGGCGCACGATGGAGCTGGCTGTTGCCACGTCGCGGTCTTCGGCGATGCCGGCCCACTGGGCGCAGTGTGCGATGACACGCAACGGCGCGGAGCTGGCGCGATTGCATAAGGCGCTGCGCAAGGCGCTGCTTTATCTCGGTGAACATTACGCCAATCCGATTTCAATGGAGCAGCTGGCGCAGCACGCTCACGTGAGCCCGTCGCATTTGAGCTATCTGTTCCGTCACACGTTGAATGTCGCGTTCAAGCCGCTGCTCCAGCAAATTCGCATCGAGAAGGCGAAGGAAATGCTGATGCGTGACGACTGTCCGCGCGTGACTGAAGTCGCGCTGAGCGTTGGCTTCGGCGACCTGAGTCATTTCGAAAAAAGCTTCAGGCGCATCGTGGGGTTGAGTCCGCGCGAATTCAGGAGCTCGATTGCGTGA
- a CDS encoding RebB family R body protein produces MAFPTSVNDQITDSVTQANTKVLGDAPAIAMGNLYQATAQALANTAHNATNAQQQSYVTTQAATTMGVATLYSLDTAATGVSTKDILSTGVRGLGS; encoded by the coding sequence ATGGCATTCCCGACCAGCGTCAATGACCAGATCACCGATTCCGTCACGCAGGCCAATACCAAGGTATTGGGCGACGCGCCGGCGATCGCGATGGGCAACCTCTATCAGGCCACGGCGCAAGCACTTGCCAATACCGCCCACAACGCCACCAACGCGCAGCAGCAAAGCTACGTCACGACCCAGGCCGCCACCACGATGGGCGTCGCGACGCTGTACTCGCTCGACACCGCCGCCACGGGCGTGTCGACCAAGGACATCCTGAGCACCGGCGTTCGCGGCCTCGGCAGCTGA